The following coding sequences lie in one Stegostoma tigrinum isolate sSteTig4 chromosome 31, sSteTig4.hap1, whole genome shotgun sequence genomic window:
- the swi5 gene encoding DNA repair protein SWI5 homolog: MAAERERVDAEQCSPQTGFSAPEQLLCTQTPSNREGGGTAGRSFRRTPLGPSRKLNASFKSPVQTSLDHELDSAGLQLHVENLRKKCNNLDREIAELLSAGYTLEELDQHIDQLHEYNDIKDVGQLLLGKLAVIRGVTTRELYSEFGLDLED, from the exons ATGGCTGCGGAGAGGGAACGGGTAGATGCCGAGCAATGTTCTCCTCAGACCGGGTTCTCAGCGCCGGAACAGCTCCTCTGTACCCAGACCCCCAGCAACAGAGAAGGCGGAGGGACAGCGGGTCGCTCCTTCAGGAG GACACCACTTGGACCATCCAGAAAACTAAATGCAAGCTTTAAATCACCA GTACAGACCTCTCTCGACCATGAGCTTGATTCTGCTGGTCTTCAACTTCATGTTGAGAATCTGAGGAAGAAATGTAACAATCTTGACCGTGAGATTGCAGAGCTGCTCTCGGC AGGATACACtctggaagagttggaccaacaCATTGATCAGCTCCACGAGTACAATGACATCAAGGATGTTGGCCAGTTACTGTTGGGAAAGTTGG CTGTCATCAGAGGGGTTACCACCAGGGAGCTGTACAGTGAGTTTGGACTGGATTTGGAGGACTAG